Proteins encoded by one window of Companilactobacillus ginsenosidimutans:
- the hemC gene encoding hydroxymethylbilane synthase: MENTIKVGTRKSKLAVCQTKLVINMLQKKYPDKQFELCYITTEGDKNYSTDIKMIGGKGLFVKEIEQSLIDGKIDIAVHSLKDLLPTTPEGLLLSGIPKRDSPFDCLITTKELHSIADIPKGAKIGTSSIRRTAQLHHLRSDIEVVPIRGNLDTRIRKIDELNLFGVIVAEAGKNRLQVDIGSHHTFSLHDQILPASGQGALALESRADDEVINGIIKSIDDVDTRLSVKLERQLLAAFGGSCNFPVGSYAHVDGSNVTLHAMISSYDGSEWYETTATKPVSESNDLGNEVAQELLNSGATKIIKEIEGSNN, translated from the coding sequence TTGGAAAACACAATAAAAGTTGGAACCCGCAAAAGTAAGCTAGCAGTTTGTCAGACAAAATTAGTAATCAACATGTTGCAAAAAAAATATCCCGATAAACAGTTTGAATTGTGCTACATCACGACTGAAGGGGATAAAAATTATTCCACTGATATTAAAATGATTGGTGGAAAAGGTTTGTTCGTTAAAGAAATTGAGCAATCATTGATTGATGGAAAAATTGATATTGCGGTTCATAGTTTAAAAGACTTGTTACCAACTACTCCTGAAGGCTTGTTATTATCGGGAATTCCTAAACGTGATTCTCCATTTGATTGTTTGATTACAACAAAAGAACTTCACTCAATCGCAGATATTCCTAAGGGCGCCAAGATTGGCACAAGCAGTATACGCAGGACAGCTCAACTCCATCATCTGAGGTCTGATATTGAAGTTGTTCCAATTCGAGGAAACTTAGACACACGAATCCGTAAAATTGATGAGCTTAATCTGTTTGGTGTCATAGTTGCTGAGGCCGGTAAGAACCGTTTGCAAGTTGATATTGGTAGTCATCATACATTCAGCTTGCATGACCAAATATTACCTGCATCTGGGCAAGGTGCTTTGGCGTTAGAATCCCGAGCTGATGATGAAGTGATAAATGGCATTATTAAATCCATTGATGATGTTGACACGAGATTATCAGTTAAGTTGGAACGACAACTTTTGGCAGCCTTTGGTGGAAGTTGTAATTTCCCAGTTGGAAGTTATGCGCATGTCGATGGTTCAAACGTCACCTTACATGCAATGATTTCATCTTATGATGGATCTGAATGGTATGAAACGACTGCTACAAAGCCAGTTTCTGAGAGTAACGATTTAGGCAATGAAGTTGCACAGGAATTGCTGAATAGTGGGGCAACAAAAATTATTAAAGAAATAGAAGGAAGTAATAACTAA
- the hemB gene encoding porphobilinogen synthase produces MIKFDRHRRLRTSAAMRDLVRETHVLKTDLIQPVFIEDGLNGKTEISSMPGVFHFGMDSVLDEIKEIVDDGIQAIILFGLPKDEDKDEFGTGAWSDDGIVQQATRLIKKNYPDLIVIADCCMCEYTSTGHCGIVRDGYVQNDESLKYIARTAVSQAKAGADIIAPSNAMDGYVAAIREGLDNENLINVPIMSYAVKYASSFYGPFRDAANSSPKFGDRKSYQMDPANRLDAMRETISDENEGADFVMVKPSMAFLDVMREVKDQTKLPLVAYNVSGEYSMIKAAAQNGWIDEQSVVYETLTSMKRAGADLIITYFAKDFANYLDNQK; encoded by the coding sequence ATGATTAAATTTGATCGTCACCGTCGTCTAAGAACAAGCGCTGCTATGCGTGATTTGGTAAGAGAAACTCATGTTTTAAAAACTGATTTGATTCAACCTGTATTTATTGAAGATGGATTGAATGGCAAAACTGAAATTTCATCAATGCCAGGAGTATTCCACTTTGGTATGGATTCGGTCTTAGATGAAATCAAGGAAATTGTTGATGATGGAATTCAAGCAATCATCTTGTTTGGTCTTCCAAAAGATGAAGATAAGGATGAATTCGGAACTGGTGCTTGGAGTGACGATGGTATCGTTCAACAAGCTACACGTCTAATTAAGAAAAATTATCCCGATTTAATTGTCATTGCTGACTGCTGTATGTGTGAATATACATCAACAGGTCACTGTGGAATTGTCCGCGATGGATATGTCCAAAATGATGAATCTCTCAAGTACATTGCTAGAACTGCTGTTAGTCAAGCTAAAGCTGGTGCTGACATTATTGCACCATCAAATGCAATGGATGGATATGTTGCTGCAATTCGTGAAGGACTAGATAACGAAAACCTAATTAATGTTCCTATCATGTCATACGCTGTTAAATATGCTTCAAGTTTCTATGGCCCATTCCGTGATGCCGCAAATTCCTCACCTAAATTTGGTGACAGAAAGTCATACCAAATGGATCCTGCTAATCGCTTGGATGCTATGCGTGAAACAATTAGTGACGAAAATGAAGGTGCTGACTTTGTAATGGTTAAACCTTCAATGGCATTTTTGGATGTTATGCGTGAAGTTAAAGATCAAACTAAGTTACCATTAGTTGCTTACAACGTTTCAGGTGAATACTCAATGATTAAGGCTGCTGCACAAAATGGTTGGATTGATGAACAAAGTGTCGTTTATGAAACACTAACTTCAATGAAACGTGCCGGTGCTGATTTAATCATCACTTACTTTGCAAAAGACTTTGCTAACTACTTAGATAATCAAAAATAA
- the hemL gene encoding glutamate-1-semialdehyde 2,1-aminomutase, whose protein sequence is MTSFENSIAAYKEAVKLMPGGVNSPVRAYKNVDMDPIFIERGKNQNLYDIDGNSYIDYVLSWGPLILGHADDTVIAALKDTIDKGTSFGAPTLLETKIAKLVQKFVPSMEMMRMVSSGTEATMSAVRLARGYTKRDKIVKFIGCYHGHSDSLLVDAGSGMATFDINTSPGVPKNVALETYTVPYNDEAAITDLFKRHGDEIAGVIVEPVAGNMGFVPGHESFLKTLRKLTEDYGSVLIFDEVMSGFRCDMKGAQHLYGITPDLTTLGKVIGGGLPVGTFGGKREIMKNITPDGKVYHAGTLSGNPLAMMAGIKTLEQLNEEKYADMSAKLDRLCTALKAAADKNGVPFTIRHRGTMWGYFFNNGPVENFDDVQKSDKEYFTRFFQYVIKRGIYLAPSPYETSFISTKHTDADIDKTIEVFSDAFANVQK, encoded by the coding sequence ATGACTAGTTTTGAAAATTCAATTGCAGCTTACAAAGAAGCTGTTAAATTAATGCCAGGTGGGGTTAATAGTCCAGTCCGTGCATATAAGAACGTTGACATGGATCCAATTTTTATCGAACGAGGTAAAAATCAAAATCTCTATGACATCGATGGAAATTCATACATTGATTATGTTTTGTCATGGGGACCATTAATTCTTGGACACGCTGACGATACAGTTATTGCTGCATTGAAAGATACAATCGACAAAGGAACAAGTTTTGGAGCTCCAACATTATTGGAAACAAAGATTGCTAAGTTAGTTCAAAAATTTGTTCCTTCAATGGAAATGATGCGCATGGTTTCTTCAGGTACTGAAGCCACTATGAGTGCAGTTCGACTTGCTCGTGGATACACTAAGCGCGACAAAATTGTTAAATTTATCGGTTGTTATCATGGTCACTCTGACTCATTACTAGTTGATGCCGGTTCTGGTATGGCTACATTTGATATCAATACTTCTCCTGGTGTACCAAAGAACGTTGCTCTCGAAACATATACAGTTCCATATAATGATGAAGCCGCTATTACAGACTTATTCAAACGTCATGGTGACGAAATTGCTGGTGTTATCGTTGAGCCAGTTGCCGGTAATATGGGATTTGTTCCTGGTCACGAATCATTCTTGAAGACACTACGTAAATTGACTGAAGATTATGGCTCAGTGCTAATCTTTGATGAAGTTATGAGTGGATTCAGATGTGACATGAAGGGTGCACAACACTTGTATGGCATCACTCCAGACTTGACTACTTTAGGGAAAGTTATTGGTGGTGGACTACCAGTTGGAACTTTTGGGGGAAAACGTGAAATCATGAAGAATATTACTCCTGATGGCAAGGTTTACCACGCAGGAACATTATCAGGTAACCCATTAGCTATGATGGCTGGTATCAAGACTTTGGAACAACTCAATGAAGAAAAATACGCTGACATGTCAGCAAAATTAGACAGATTATGTACGGCTCTTAAAGCAGCCGCAGACAAAAATGGAGTTCCATTTACAATTCGCCACCGCGGTACAATGTGGGGCTACTTCTTCAATAATGGTCCAGTTGAAAACTTTGATGATGTACAAAAGTCTGACAAAGAGTACTTCACAAGATTTTTCCAATATGTCATTAAACGTGGAATTTACCTTGCACCATCACCTTATGAAACAAGCTTTATTTCAACAAAACATACTGATGCTGATATTGATAAAACAATTGAAGTGTTCAGTGATGCTTTTGCTAATGTCCAAAAATAA
- the cobU gene encoding bifunctional adenosylcobinamide kinase/adenosylcobinamide-phosphate guanylyltransferase, which translates to MEHLIMVTGGSRSGKSEFAENLYSRDQEVCYIATGMVNLSDAEMTDRIHRHQERRSDIWTTEERYHHIAHYMDNSKIEYFLLDDATNMITNLFFDWVNLQVEDHPKDFDDYVENMTSKDIDIVSGLIMQQWNNIIEINSRRNKTLVVVTNEVGLGIVPANKLSRVLRDIYGDANKLIASCADEVWFVVSGIPKKIK; encoded by the coding sequence ATGGAACATTTAATTATGGTTACCGGTGGCTCTCGAAGTGGCAAATCAGAGTTTGCCGAAAATTTATATAGTCGTGATCAAGAAGTTTGTTACATAGCAACTGGAATGGTCAATCTTTCTGATGCTGAAATGACTGACAGAATTCACAGGCATCAAGAGCGTCGTTCTGATATTTGGACAACCGAAGAAAGATATCATCACATTGCTCATTATATGGATAATTCGAAAATTGAATATTTTTTGTTGGACGATGCAACCAATATGATTACTAATTTATTTTTCGACTGGGTGAATCTTCAAGTTGAGGATCATCCAAAGGATTTTGATGATTATGTAGAAAATATGACTAGTAAAGACATAGATATTGTTTCCGGCCTTATCATGCAACAGTGGAACAATATCATTGAAATTAATAGCCGTCGCAACAAGACGTTAGTTGTTGTAACTAATGAAGTAGGGTTAGGGATAGTTCCTGCAAACAAGCTATCACGTGTATTACGAGATATTTATGGAGATGCCAACAAACTAATTGCCAGTTGTGCAGATGAAGTTTGGTTTGTTGTCAGTGGTATTCCGAAAAAAATTAAGTAG
- the cobS gene encoding adenosylcobinamide-GDP ribazoletransferase, with translation MITSLILYGQFFTRIPIPVPIDEPQEKFNKGIQYLTLFGLILGALEALVFWGLSFAFPTWLCWIFLLVIDGMITGGFHLDALADTADGMFSSRNKEKMYEIMKDSRLGTMGALALIYYYLIMIGTTYFISGHLSVLQNVFLAAITIMNTKTGISLIFLRITNSKKEKGLLKSWGEIAPWRAIGSQIFAVIVIFLALNWKGLIAYVAAALFVLVYKHWINKQLGGFTGDTLGAYASICQAIFLIIFAAVVKL, from the coding sequence TTGATAACATCGTTGATTTTATATGGACAATTTTTTACTCGAATTCCAATTCCTGTACCGATTGATGAACCTCAAGAAAAATTTAACAAGGGAATTCAATACTTAACGCTTTTCGGACTAATATTAGGAGCCTTAGAAGCATTGGTATTCTGGGGATTAAGCTTTGCTTTCCCAACATGGCTTTGCTGGATATTTCTCTTAGTTATTGATGGAATGATTACTGGTGGATTTCATCTTGATGCCTTAGCTGACACCGCTGATGGGATGTTCAGTTCTCGCAACAAAGAAAAAATGTACGAAATAATGAAAGACAGTCGTTTGGGTACGATGGGTGCATTAGCATTAATTTATTATTATCTCATCATGATAGGCACAACTTATTTTATAAGTGGTCATTTAAGTGTTTTGCAAAATGTCTTTCTCGCGGCAATCACAATTATGAATACCAAGACTGGTATTTCACTTATCTTTCTTAGAATTACTAATTCTAAGAAAGAAAAGGGCCTGTTAAAAAGTTGGGGAGAAATCGCTCCATGGCGTGCTATTGGTAGTCAAATTTTTGCAGTTATTGTTATTTTTCTAGCCCTTAATTGGAAAGGCTTAATAGCATATGTAGCGGCTGCATTATTCGTACTGGTGTATAAACATTGGATCAACAAGCAATTAGGTGGATTCACAGGTGACACTTTAGGTGCCTATGCCAGCATCTGCCAAGCAATATTTCTAATAATCTTCGCCGCGGTGGTAAAACTATGA
- a CDS encoding histidine phosphatase family protein, whose amino-acid sequence MKLVLARHGETEWNLQKKFYGTSDVKLDQKGLYQANHLASTLKNNKWQFDIGYCSGLIRTLQTIKPCLSGNTQVIQLPDLNEKGFGKWEGLDANEIEAAYPIEWQKWLNQPFDYIPPEAQDFYQFSDHVKKAINQIIDDSIKNDYQTILVVAHLGVLRVIDQYLLNDTHEFWNIHFDAGYYTEFSSDDGQNFKLIQRNVG is encoded by the coding sequence ATGAAATTAGTTTTAGCTAGACACGGTGAAACAGAGTGGAATTTACAAAAAAAGTTTTATGGAACTTCCGATGTAAAACTTGACCAAAAAGGTCTTTATCAAGCTAATCACTTGGCGTCAACGTTAAAAAATAATAAGTGGCAATTTGATATTGGATATTGCAGTGGCTTAATTCGCACACTCCAAACTATCAAACCATGTCTGTCAGGGAACACTCAGGTAATTCAACTCCCTGATCTAAACGAAAAAGGTTTTGGTAAATGGGAGGGTCTAGATGCTAATGAGATAGAGGCGGCCTATCCGATCGAATGGCAGAAGTGGTTGAATCAACCTTTTGACTATATTCCACCTGAAGCTCAGGACTTTTATCAGTTTTCTGATCATGTAAAAAAAGCTATTAATCAAATTATTGATGATAGTATTAAAAATGATTATCAAACTATTTTAGTGGTTGCTCATCTCGGTGTCTTGCGAGTGATTGACCAATACTTATTGAATGACACTCATGAATTTTGGAATATTCACTTTGATGCCGGATATTACACCGAATTCAGTAGTGATGACGGACAAAATTTTAAGCTAATTCAAAGAAATGTAGGGTGA
- a CDS encoding uroporphyrinogen-III synthase — MATLITYPEDKFDEQMLAGLDKWSPLFLPLKRIEYQQWTKSDYKTIDQSDCIVVTSMLAIQALLKSDISTDKRVAVLSDKAAKLLRSFHFTNLIISDVENRQSLIKKLDDEFTSQNELVFLKSNLAADLFVNAHVNNILAYKNVWTDVDRDKALRKIGSSDFTKVLITSPSAFYRFEEIEEIIPMQFMSAKYYTLGPSTQKVMQSLGFDAYAPAHERNVLKQVVLKMTREGNING, encoded by the coding sequence ATGGCAACATTGATTACTTATCCAGAAGACAAATTTGATGAACAAATGTTAGCGGGTCTCGATAAATGGAGTCCGCTTTTTTTGCCATTGAAGCGTATAGAGTATCAACAATGGACCAAGTCGGACTACAAAACTATTGACCAGTCCGATTGCATCGTTGTCACCAGTATGTTGGCAATACAAGCATTGTTAAAATCTGATATATCGACCGATAAGCGAGTTGCGGTGCTGAGCGATAAAGCAGCTAAACTGTTAAGAAGCTTTCATTTTACTAACCTAATTATTTCTGACGTAGAAAATAGGCAATCATTAATTAAGAAGCTTGACGATGAATTCACCAGTCAAAACGAACTTGTATTTTTAAAAAGTAACCTTGCTGCTGATTTGTTTGTTAATGCGCATGTTAATAATATTCTTGCATATAAAAATGTTTGGACAGATGTGGACCGTGATAAAGCACTAAGAAAAATTGGTAGTTCTGATTTTACAAAGGTTTTGATAACGAGTCCTTCGGCATTTTATCGTTTTGAAGAAATCGAAGAAATTATCCCGATGCAATTTATGTCTGCTAAATACTACACTTTAGGACCATCTACTCAAAAGGTGATGCAAAGTCTAGGATTTGATGCGTACGCTCCTGCTCACGAACGTAATGTCTTGAAACAGGTTGTCTTGAAAATGACTAGGGAGGGTAATATAAATGGCTAA
- a CDS encoding flavodoxin, giving the protein MAKALIVYATITGNNQMVADILADQLDELGVDAVETEMSQTDPSDFQDYDICIVCVYTYDEGALPEEGMDFFEDLADTDLTGKYYTVLGSGDTYYGKFYNVAVDKFDKQFASTGAKLATDCLKIELEPDEYDIMNIAKVAKEISTKL; this is encoded by the coding sequence ATGGCTAAAGCACTGATCGTTTATGCAACAATTACAGGAAATAATCAAATGGTCGCCGACATTTTGGCTGATCAGCTTGATGAACTCGGAGTCGATGCTGTGGAAACGGAGATGAGCCAGACTGATCCATCTGATTTTCAAGATTATGATATTTGTATTGTCTGTGTATATACCTATGATGAAGGTGCATTGCCTGAAGAGGGAATGGACTTTTTTGAAGACCTAGCAGATACAGATTTGACCGGAAAATATTATACCGTCCTAGGGTCTGGAGATACATACTATGGAAAGTTTTATAATGTTGCCGTTGATAAATTCGACAAACAATTTGCTTCCACGGGTGCAAAGTTAGCAACCGATTGTCTTAAAATTGAGTTAGAACCTGATGAGTATGATATTATGAATATTGCTAAAGTAGCGAAAGAAATATCAACAAAATTATAA
- a CDS encoding cob(I)yrinic acid a,c-diamide adenosyltransferase: MKIYTRTGDKGKTRIIGNDVMFKSDKRVTAYGSVDELNSLVGMDIANLSDKTKVFAEELTEIQQLLFDCGTDLAISQNDTKHEFIFTEDHKYVDWLEKKIDEYTEKVPKTQKFILPGGSKTASSLHYTRTVTRRAERQIVSLIQDEPINDYVLKFINRLSDYFFAAARYANVLDGVEDIQYRNSKPVFR, translated from the coding sequence ATGAAAATATATACAAGAACTGGTGATAAAGGTAAGACTAGAATTATCGGAAACGACGTCATGTTTAAATCTGACAAACGTGTTACTGCCTATGGTTCAGTTGATGAATTGAACTCACTAGTTGGTATGGATATCGCCAATTTAAGTGATAAAACAAAGGTATTTGCTGAAGAACTAACTGAGATTCAACAATTGTTATTTGACTGTGGAACTGACTTAGCCATTTCACAAAATGATACAAAGCATGAATTTATTTTTACAGAAGATCACAAATATGTTGATTGGTTGGAAAAGAAAATCGATGAATATACCGAAAAAGTACCCAAGACGCAGAAGTTCATTCTACCTGGTGGATCGAAAACAGCTTCATCATTGCACTACACAAGAACTGTAACTAGAAGAGCTGAAAGACAAATTGTTTCATTGATTCAAGACGAACCTATTAACGATTATGTCTTGAAATTTATCAATAGACTGTCAGATTACTTCTTTGCCGCTGCTAGATACGCCAATGTATTAGATGGTGTCGAAGATATTCAATATCGTAACAGTAAACCAGTATTCAGATAA
- a CDS encoding ABC transporter ATP-binding protein: MIKFEDVTKVYGDQTVLKDLDLTINAGELFVLVGPSGSGKTTSVKMINQLIKPTSGKIEIDGKNINDYDLQQLRLGMGYVLQNIALFPNLNIQENIGIQLEELKVPKEKRIARARDLLNQVGLDPDLYATRMPDELSGGEQQRVGIVRALATNPNIILMDEAFSALDPISRTQLQDILLDLHSKADYNMTIVFVTHDMREALRLGSRIAVIKDGELQQVGTQEEIMNKPANEFVESFFEKVQDQEVATVGKIIIQGYGQKVDNPSNATRVEFDSEIPELIATLRKHERVTVEFHDANYILKLDDVLDFIENKEAAVE; the protein is encoded by the coding sequence ATGATTAAATTCGAGGATGTCACTAAGGTATACGGTGATCAGACAGTCTTGAAAGACTTAGACTTGACCATCAACGCCGGCGAGCTTTTCGTGCTTGTCGGTCCCAGTGGTAGTGGAAAAACTACTTCTGTCAAAATGATAAATCAATTGATTAAACCGACTTCGGGGAAAATTGAAATCGATGGTAAGAATATAAACGACTATGACTTACAACAATTACGTTTAGGAATGGGCTATGTATTACAGAACATTGCACTATTTCCAAACTTAAATATTCAAGAAAATATTGGCATTCAGCTGGAGGAATTGAAAGTTCCTAAGGAAAAACGTATTGCTCGTGCCAGAGATTTATTGAATCAAGTTGGCTTGGATCCGGATTTATACGCAACTAGAATGCCAGATGAATTGTCTGGTGGCGAACAGCAGCGGGTTGGTATTGTTAGAGCACTTGCCACGAATCCAAACATTATCTTAATGGACGAAGCGTTCAGTGCACTTGATCCAATTTCAAGAACTCAATTGCAGGACATCCTTTTGGATTTACATTCGAAAGCTGACTACAATATGACGATTGTTTTCGTTACTCATGATATGAGAGAGGCATTGCGACTAGGTTCTAGAATTGCCGTGATCAAAGATGGTGAATTACAGCAGGTTGGGACTCAAGAAGAAATAATGAACAAACCAGCCAATGAATTTGTCGAAAGCTTTTTTGAAAAAGTGCAAGATCAAGAGGTTGCCACTGTGGGTAAAATTATTATTCAAGGTTATGGTCAAAAGGTGGACAATCCTAGCAATGCAACGAGAGTCGAATTTGACTCTGAAATACCGGAACTAATTGCTACTTTGCGAAAGCATGAAAGAGTGACAGTCGAATTTCACGATGCAAACTATATCCTCAAGCTCGATGATGTCTTAGATTTCATCGAGAACAAGGAGGCTGCCGTTGAATAA
- a CDS encoding ABC transporter permease/substrate-binding protein — MNNLMNILKTQHQDILNSVGQHLSISLISLLIAAVIAIPLAIYLRRYKKVAEVVLQITSIFQTIPSLALLGILIPFVGIGTVPAVIALVVYAVMPIFQNTYTGFTSIDPSLEEAAYAFGLSKYRRLTRIELPLAMPLIVSGLRIAMVMIIGTATLAALIGAGGLGTYILLGIETNNNALLIIGAVLSAALALIFSALIRFIGKLSFKKIMYVFATLLVLFGGWGIYSSVSKPLSTITIAGKMGSEPEILINMYKDLIQQENPKQKVELKANFGTTNFLYKALKAGQIDVYPEFTGTVMETLVKAQNYGKNPTKIYQQGKTMLKQQDNLDYLSPMKYQNGYALVVSKDFAKKYNLKKISDLRAVQDQVKAGFDIDFFNQKDGYPGIKKQYNIDFADTNTMQPSIRYKAIASGKVNLVDGYTTDPQVQKYHLVVLQDDKHFFPPYQGAPLVRNKALKEHPDMKKALDKLSGKISTKDMQKMNYQVTFQHKKAKTVAHDYLVEHKLLDK, encoded by the coding sequence TTGAATAATTTGATGAATATCCTCAAAACACAGCACCAAGATATCTTGAATTCAGTTGGGCAACATTTAAGTATCTCACTGATCTCATTATTAATTGCTGCTGTAATAGCGATTCCTTTAGCAATATATTTGAGAAGATACAAAAAGGTAGCTGAAGTAGTATTACAAATTACTAGTATTTTTCAGACGATTCCCAGTTTGGCACTGTTAGGAATTTTGATTCCGTTTGTAGGTATCGGAACAGTTCCTGCAGTAATTGCATTAGTTGTCTACGCGGTTATGCCGATTTTCCAAAATACTTACACTGGTTTCACCTCGATTGATCCAAGTTTAGAAGAGGCAGCCTATGCATTTGGTTTGTCGAAATATCGAAGACTGACAAGAATTGAATTGCCTTTAGCAATGCCACTAATTGTTTCAGGATTGAGAATTGCCATGGTCATGATTATTGGTACGGCAACTCTTGCAGCTTTAATTGGTGCCGGCGGTCTAGGTACATATATCTTATTGGGAATTGAAACCAACAACAATGCCTTACTAATAATTGGTGCTGTTTTGTCAGCAGCATTAGCATTGATTTTCTCTGCATTAATTCGGTTCATTGGTAAATTATCATTTAAAAAAATTATGTACGTCTTTGCCACTTTGCTAGTGCTTTTTGGTGGCTGGGGGATTTATTCCTCAGTTAGTAAACCACTATCTACAATTACCATTGCAGGTAAAATGGGTAGTGAACCAGAGATTTTAATCAACATGTATAAAGACTTGATTCAACAAGAAAATCCCAAGCAAAAAGTTGAATTGAAGGCTAACTTTGGTACTACTAATTTCTTATATAAGGCGTTAAAAGCTGGTCAAATCGATGTTTATCCAGAATTTACTGGTACTGTCATGGAGACACTGGTCAAAGCTCAAAATTATGGCAAGAATCCAACCAAGATTTATCAGCAAGGTAAAACAATGCTAAAGCAGCAGGATAACCTAGATTACTTATCACCAATGAAGTATCAAAATGGTTATGCACTAGTTGTCTCAAAAGATTTTGCCAAGAAGTATAATCTCAAGAAGATTTCTGACTTGAGAGCTGTCCAGGATCAAGTAAAAGCTGGATTTGATATCGACTTTTTCAACCAAAAAGATGGTTATCCGGGGATCAAGAAACAGTACAATATTGATTTTGCCGATACTAATACCATGCAACCAAGTATTCGTTATAAGGCAATCGCCTCAGGCAAAGTCAACTTGGTAGATGGTTACACAACTGATCCACAAGTTCAGAAGTATCATTTAGTCGTACTTCAAGACGATAAACATTTCTTCCCACCATATCAAGGAGCACCCCTAGTACGTAATAAAGCACTAAAAGAACACCCAGATATGAAGAAAGCTTTGGATAAGTTATCAGGTAAGATTTCGACTAAAGATATGCAGAAAATGAATTACCAAGTAACTTTCCAACACAAGAAAGCTAAAACAGTTGCACATGATTATTTAGTTGAGCATAAATTATTAGACAAATAA